The following nucleotide sequence is from Halapricum desulfuricans.
GAACACGCCCTGCCAGACGAAGCCGCTGGCGCTGATGACGACCACGCCGGCGAGGACGATCCGCCACTGGTGGCGGACGGCCGCGAGCAGGTCCCGGTCGTCGGTGCCTGCCTCGGGGAGTTGGGTCCGCCAGGCCATGAGAGCGAAGCCGACCGTCGAGAGCAGCGCGGCGACGCCGATGGCGTGGAAAGTCGTCCGCCAGTCGCCGACGAGCAGCGCGGCCGAAACCAGCAGCGAGGCCACGGCCGCGCCGATCTGACTCGCCATGCCGTGAACGCCCAGCGCCGTGCCGACCCGACGGGGGAACAGTTCGCTCACCAGCGGGTTGGCCGCGATGAAGTACGCGCCGCTGGCGATCCCCATTAGGAACGCGCCGACCATCACTTCGGGGACGGTGTCGGCCGCGGCAATGAACGCCGAGGCGGCGGCCAGGACCAGCCCGGTCGCGCCGACGACGTAGTGACGCGGGACGCGAGTCAGCAGGTAGCCGGTCGGAATCCGCGGGAGTGCACTGCCGAGCCACGCCAGCGTCACGGTCAGCCCGATCGTCGCGTTGGTCGTGGCGAACGCCGCCTGAAGCGGTTCGACCAGCGGCGCGAACACCACGCGGGCGAGGTTGACGAGGAAGACGAGCGTACACAGCGAGCCGAACAGCCGGCGTCGTGTCACACCACGCCTTCGAACGGCCGCGTCTCAAGAGTTGCGAACTCGTCCGACCCGCCACGGGCTTTTTGAGAGTGCCTCGCATACTCCCTCGTATGGAATCTGTCAGGAAGGGGCTCCGGTCGGGTGACATCGTCAAGGACACCTACGAACGACTCATGTGTGCCGAGTGCGACGAGACGCTCAAATCCGAGAACGACCCCGACGAGATCGGCACGGTCCGGATCTGCCCGGAGTGTGGCCGGGAGTGGAAGGAAGTGGGATGACACCGGTACCGACCCGCGCGAAATCCCACGCTCGTCGCGGCGAGACCGCGGGAGAGTGATCCCGGATGGAGCCGTCGTTCACCGTTCGCCACCTGGATCGAAACCCCATCGAGTCCCGGGCGACGGAGTTCGTCGAACGAAAGGGGCTCGGTCACCCGGACTCGATCTGTGACGGCGTCGCGGAAGCCGTCTCGAGGCGCCTCTCGCAACACTACCTCGAGGAGTACGGACGGGTGCTGCATCACAACACCGACACGGTGCAACTCGTCGCGGGAACGACGGCCCCGGCGTTCGGCGGCGGCGAGACCGTCGACGCGATATACGTGCTCCTCGGGGGTCGGGCGACCCGGTCGGTCGACGGACGGGAGATTCCCGTCGACGATATCGCGATCGACGCCGCGAGAGCGTACGTCGACGCGAACTTCGCGGCGCTGAGCGACGACATGATCGAGTTCGAGTCGCGCATCGGCGAGACCTCGACGGACCTGCAGTCGCTGTTCGACTCGCAGGGCATCGGGCGGGCGAACGACACCAGCGTCGGGACCGGCTACGCGCCGCTCTCGGAGACCGACCGGATCGTCAGGGGGGTCGAACCGGCGATCCGCGAACGGGTCCCGGCCGTCGGCGAAGACGTCAAGGTGATGGGATGGCGGGCGGACGACGAGCTTCGGCTCACGGTCGCGGCCGCCGTGATCGCCCGGCGCGTCGCGGACGTCGAGGAGTACGTGGCCGTCAGAGAGCGGGTCGCGGAGCTGGTCGCCCGATACGCGGACCGGCGCACTGATCGGACCGTCACCGTCGAGGTGAACGCCGCGGACGACCTCGAGTCCGGGTCGGTGTATCTCACCGAGACCGGCCTCTCGGCGGAGATGGGCGACGACGGGAGCGTCGGCCGGGGCAACCGGGTCAACGGCCTCATCACTCCGCACCGGGCAATGAACCTCGAAGCGGTGGCGGGGAAGAACCCGGTCACCCACGTCGGGAAGCTCTACAACCTCATCGCCACGAGCGCCGCGGAACGGATCCACCGCGAACTCGGTGCCGACCACGCCGAGGTGAAACTCCTCTCGCAGATCGGACAGCCAGTGGCCCGGCCGCTGGCGATCGACGTGGATACCACGACGCGTGACGACGAGGCAGTGCGATCGATCGTCTTCGGGGAACTCGAGGACGTGGCGTCGCTGACCCGCGATCTCGTGGCCGGGGAGACGGACGTCTTCTGACGGGTCCCAGGCTGGGAGAGTGACGCTCTCGACGAGGGCGGCGAGTCGGCCCCACCGAGTCACGCACCGATCGACTACCGAACGACGGTGACGGGTGCGGGCGACCGCCTCGCGACGGTCTCGGCGACGCTACCGAGGAGCACTCTCGAGATACCGGACCGGCCGTGGCTCCCCATGATCACGTGGTCGACGTCGCTGTCTTCGACGTAGTCGAGAATCGCGTCCGCCGGCCGGTTGGGCCCCCATTCGACAACTTTCGTCGCGGACACGTGGGCGTCGGACGCTCGAACGGAGTCGACCGCGTTCGCCAGCAGCTGCTCGGCTTCCGTTTCGATCCGCTCGTACTCCGTCTCGGAGTACACCAGCTGTCCCTCGCCGTAGTGAGTTTCCATCGGGTCGATCGCGTGGAGGATCGTCGTTTCGACCTCCGGGAAGACGGAAACGGCGTACTCGAGGGCTTTCCTCGACTGATCCGAGTCGTCGATCGGGACGAGATGGTGCTTGTTGCCCGTCCGCTGGTGCGGGCGAACGATCGTGACGGGGACGGGCGCTCGCCGCAGGACGCGTTCGGCGATGCTGCCCAGCAGGATCCGGGACGCCCCTTCCCTGCCGTGGCTCCCCATCACAATGTCGTCGACAGCGTTGTCCTCGCTGACGGCCACGATCTCGCGGCTCGGATGTCCGACGCGTATCTCGGTCTCGACCTCGATATCGTGACGTCCGGCGACGTCGAGCAGATCGGTAAACGCCCGTTCGGGCCGCAGTTCGTCCTCGTCGGGATCGGTGTATCGGGGATCGACAACGTGGACGAGCGTGAACGTCGCGTCCGGAAACGTCGCGATGGCGTATTCGAGCGCGTCGCGCGAGAGTGGTCCCCCGTCCGTCGGTATCAGCACGCTCCGTGACATAGCAGCTAGTTCGCGCCCCGACGTGTTATCTGTTACCAATATTCGGAAAGGCGACAAACTGGCGACGAGCGGGCCGAACCTCCGGGCTGCGACCGGACGGCTCGCGGACGGGCGACTACAGCCCCCTTCGTCGGGTTTCACGCCCGAGACGGCGTCGATCGCTTTCGCGATTTCGGCCGACACACTGTCTCTGCGGGCGCGAACGACGTTCACCTCGCCGGTCGCAGTCACACAGAACAGTCGTGGGGGGACGATGTCAGTTTGCCCGAGAGAGCCGGACGGCGGGCCGCTACCTCCTCGCCCTGATTCCCACGAAAGAGCCGTCCCCGTAGCCCGATTCGATCGGTTCGGGTCCGTCGATATCATCGAGCCAGTGATAGATCGTCTGGACGAACTCGAAGTCGGTGAATCCGGCGGCCTCGAGCACCTCGATCAGTTCGTCGGTCGAGACGAAGACCGCGTCTCTGTAGAAGGGGTTTTGCTCTTTCGTCTCCTGATAGATCTCGCCGACGGGGCTGTGCTTGTCGATGAAGCCGAGCACGAGTTCCCCGTCCGGTTCGAGAACGCGGGCGGCCTCGGCCAGCGTCTGCGTGATGTCGTCGACGAAACAGATCGTCGTCACGCTCAGCACGGTGTCGAACGTCGCCGCGTCGAACGGGAGCGACTCCGCGACGCCTCGAACCACCTCGATCCCGCGCTCGCGGGCACACCCGAGCATGGCCGCCGAGGGGTCGATCCCGACGTCCATCCCGAGCGGGCCGGCGAAGCGACCGCTCCCGACGCCGATCTCGATCCCGTACCCCGCCGGGGAGAGGAGGCGTTCGAGCGCCGCCAGTTCGGACCGGTAGGCCGCTTCGTGGGTTTCGAACCACTGCTCGTATCGGTCAGTGTGTTCCTCGAAGGGCGCCGTCTTGGGCATGGGCGGACTACGCTCCGTTCCGACACGAACGTTCCGGACAGAGGGCTGATACTGATACGGTCGGTTGTAACGATTTACCGGTACGATCGCACGGATGCGATCGATCCGGAACAGACTTACAACCGACCGTATGAAGCGAACAGCAGGTCACTCGAAGACCGCGTCGAAAGCGTTCGCCCCCATCGGTTCGAACGTCCCGGCGGCGACGTTCTCCTCGACGTGTTCGGGCGAGCCCATCCCGATCAGTGCGCTCGTCACGGCGGGGGCGCTCCGTGCGAAGTTGATCGCCCGCTGTGCGCGCGTCTCGCCGGCGAGTTCGGCTTCGACTCGGTCGGGCATCTCCCGGGCCAGTTTTCCCTGCATGAGACTCGCACTGGTGAAGACGTGCAGGTCGTGCTCGCTCGCGACCGCCAGCGCGGTCCGGCCGTCGTGGGCCGCGGTCGTGAACGCGTCGGCCATCGAGACGTTGAACGGCAACTGGACGGCGGAGAAGTGATGTGCGTCGGCCCCGACCGTCGCGGCCGCACGCTCGGCGCGACCGAGCACTTCGGGAAGCGACAGGTGGCTCGGGTCGCCGGCGGGCACGCGAAACGCGTCCCAGGTCGCGACGCCGTAGGCGCCGATGTCGCCGGCTTCGACCCGGCGTTCGAGGAGCTCGAAGGTCGCCTCGAGGTGGTCGTAGACGTCCTCGCGGGATCGCTCCCGGAGTTGCGTCTCGGGATTGTGGAGGTAGTACAGGTCGAGGTGATCCACGCCGAGGTTCTCGAGCGAGCGGTCGAGCTGGTCGTCGATGTAGGCGGGCGCGATGCAGTGCTGGCCCGCGACCAGCTCCTCGCGATCGATCAGGCCGGGCGCGACGAACTCCTCGTAGACGTACCGCCCGGGGTCGTCCGGTCGAGCACCGTCGAAGGGCAGGAAGCCGCCCTTGGTCGCGAGAAAGACGCTCTCGCGGCCGATTTCGCTCTCATCGATCGCCCGGCCGACGACCCGTTCGCTGCGCTGGTGGCGGTAGTTGATCGCCGTGTCGATGACGTTGATTCCGGACTCGAGCGCTCCGACGATCGCCGCTCGATAGGCCGAATCGACCTCGTCAGTCGGATCGCCGAGGTACGTGCCGACGCCGATCGAGGAGACGGCGAGGTCGCCGAACAGCCGGAAATACGTCCGGGCGAAGCGCTCGTGAAAGCGGTCACGGTAGGCCCAGGTCCCCTCGTAGGTCGCCATGGACGCGGTTGGGCGGGCACGCCCAAAAGCCGCGTGGTGGCGGCGGTTTCCGAACCGACGCGCGTCGCGGTCACTGCAACTCGCCGGTCATGGCCTCGAACAGCCGATCGCGAAGCTCCTCGACAGTGAGTCCGTCCCCGGGCCCGATTCCCTCCATGTGCTCGATCGAGAGCTGTCCGCCGCCCATACGGGCGTGGCCGCCGGCCTGGGCCATCGGGATGTCCTTGACGGCAGTTTTCAGCGCCTTGCCCATGTGCACGCGGTCGTCGCGCGAGCGGCCGGAGAGGTGTAGCGTCCCGTCTCGCCGACCGATGACGACGACGGCCGTCACGCCCGCCAGACGGAGGAGTTCGTCCGCCGCCTCCGGGACCGCGTCCACGTTGCTCACCGCCTCGACGTCGCTGACGGCGAACGCGTCGCGGACATCGCGGGACGTGATCGCTCGCGCCTTGACCTCGAGCACTTCGGCGTCGACTCCGGGATTGGCGACTCGATTGAGCAGTTCCTCGTCGGTGCCCCGATAGAGGAACCCGGCAGCGTCGAACTCCGCCGGAGAACAGCCGTTCGTCAGGTACTTCGTATCGGACTGGATGCCATAGAGGAGGCCAGTGGCGAGCGTGTCCGGGATCGTCGGCCCGCCCTCCGCATCGATCGGTACCCAGCCGAGTTCCTGCAGATACTCGGCGATGATCGTCGCACACGCTCCGTACTCGGGACGGACATCGGTGAACGTCTCCCCCGTCCCCTCGCCGGGATGGTGGTCGACGACGGCGACCGGGTCGACTCCCTCCGAACCCTGGAACCCCCGCGGTTCGTTGTGATCGACCAGCACGACGGCCTCCGTCTCGAGGTCGCCGACCGTCCCGACGTGCTCGAAGTCCTGCTCGAGAACGTTCTCGAACGCGCGGTTCTCCGGCCGACGGATCTGTCCCGGATAGTGGATCGTCGCGTCAGTCTCGACCGCCTGCGCGAGCGACCGGACCCCCATCGCCGAGGCCATCGCGTCCGGGTCGGGGTCCGGATGGAGCAGGACCGCGACCTCGTCGTGGTCGTCCAGCACGCGCCGGAAGCGGGTCGCCGGCGACCGTCGCCGGCGAGAGAGCAGCACCCAGCCACCGGCGAGTGCGACAATGAAACCAACAGCACCGACCACTACCGCCGGGCGTTCCCCGAGCAGCGACGTGACGGCGTCGATCTGCGGAACGATACCCCCGTCATCCCCGGGTAACATACGACTGCATGGTTCGCCGACGACCATGAAGGTTCCCCCTTCTATCGACTGGGTCGAACCGCCAAGTGAGCAGTCACTGCGGGACGCAACCGACTTCCTCGGTCACTCGGTATCCAGGTCGAACTGTTCGTGTTCCTTCGCGGCGTTGAGCACGACGCTCGTGTTCGACTCGTTGATTTCGGGGTCGGTCAGCAGGCCCTTGATCTGGTCGTTCATGTCGTCGGTGTCGAGGAACTTCCCGACGGCGATGACGTCGTAATCGCCGGTGACCTCGTAGACGCTCATCATCTGATCGTGCTGGCGGAGCGTCTCTGTCACTTCCGGGAGCGCACTCCCCTCGACCTTCAACTGGACGATCGCTGTCACGTCGTAGCCCAGTTTGTCGTAATCGACTTTCGGCGTGTACCCCTGAATGATCCCCTCGTCTTCGAGCGTCGAGAGGTGGTTCGAGACGGTCGTCACCGAGACGTCCAGGTCGTCAGCGAGGCTCCGGAGACTCGCCCGCCCGTCACCCAGAAGCGCATTCACTAGTTTCCGATCCAGATTTTCGTACGTCATACTAGCGCTACTCGCAACCGACCCATTAGAATTTTACGAATATGGGTTTCTGGCTCGTGGTTCGACCAGAATTGCGCAAAGCAGCAGGGTTTTTATACCAGCCCCATATCTCACACCTGTAGATCACAATGACAGGCGAACTCACGACGGAGGAACAGGCGGTCCTCGACGAGATCGAGGAGAAGAACGTAGATTTCCTGCGGTTGCAGTTCACGGACATTCTGGGGACGGTCAAGAACGTCTCGATCCCGGCCCATCAGGCCGAGAAGGCGTTTACCGAGGGGATCTACTTCGACGGCTCGTCGATCGAAGGCTACGTGCGGATCCAGGAATCGGACATGCGACTGGTTCCGGACCCGTCGACGTTCTCGATTCTCCCGTGGCGGAGCCGCGACGAGATCAACGGCGGCAACAGCGCGCGACTCATCTGTGACGTCCACGACACCTCGACCGGCGAGCCGTTCGTCGGCGACCCGCGCGGCGTGTTGAAAGACGCGCTGGACCGTGCCGCGGAGATGGGTTACACGGTCAACGCCGCGCCCGAACCCGAGTTCTTCCTGTTCGAGGAAGACGAGAAGGGACGGGCGACGACGGAAACCAACGACGCCGGGGGATACTTCGACCTCGCGCCGAAAGACCTCGCCAGCGACGTCCGCCGGGACATCATCTACGGGCTGGAGGACATGGGCTTCGACATCGAGGCCAGTCACCACGAAGTCGCGGAGGGGCAACACGAGATCAACTTCACCTACGACGACGCGCTCGCGACCGCCGACAACGTCGCGACCTTCCGGGCCGTCGTCCGAGCGATTGCCGCCGAGCACGACCTGCACGCGACGTTCATGCCGAAGCCGATCCCACGGATCAACGGCTCGGGCATGCACACCCACATCTCGCTGTTCGAGGACGGCGAAAACGCCTTCCACGACGAGGACGACGAGTTCAACCTCAGCGAGACGGCCCACAGCTTCATCGCCGGCGTGCTGGAACACGCGCCCGCGCTCGCCGCGGTCACCAACCCGACGGTCAACAGCTACAAGCGCCTGGTGCCCGGTTACGAGGCCCCGGTGTACGTCGCCTGGAGCGACCGCAACCGCTCGGCGCTGATCCGCAAGCCCGCCGCTCGCGTCCCGGCTGCCAGCCGGATCGAGGCTCGCTTCCCCGACCCGTCGTGCAACCCCTATCTCGCCTTCGCAGCGCTCATCCACGCCGGGCTCGACGGGATCGAAAGCGACCTCGAGTGTCCCGACCCGGTCCGGGAGAACATCTACGAGTTCGACGAGCAGAAACGCGAGGAGTACGGCATCGACACGCTGCCGACCAACCTCGGCGAGGCGATCGACGCGCTCGAAGACGACGACGTCGTGCTTGATGCGCTCGGACCGCACATCGGAGAGAAGTTCGTCGAGGCCAAGCGCTCGGAGTTTCAGGACTACCTCGTGGACGTCTCCGAGTGGGAACTCGACCGCTACCTGGAGAAGTTCTAGTTCTGCGCAGCGACTGTTTTCGCGACGCGTTCGCCGACCAGCGGCATCGCGACGATTCCCGCGCCGACCAGCAGCGCTCCGCTCCCGCTCAGAAGAAGGTCCGTCCGGATCAGGTGGGCAAGTCCCCCGCTCGTGGCACCGGCGACAGCGCCGACGCCGGCCGTCGCGATCGCGCCCGCTCTCGAGGGGGTCGCAAGGAGTTCGTCACCGAACCCGGTCCAGACGACCGTCGCGCCGACTGCCATGGCCGTGCTCGCGAGGAGATCCGGGGTCGGACCGACGGCGACCAGTCCGACGAGCCCGACGGCTGCCGCGAGCCCGAAGACTCGACGAGGCGTCGCGAGTCGAATCGCGACCGCAAGTCCGGTCAGCGCCAGCGCCGTCCCCGCGAGCACGTCGACGAGGTAGTGCACCCCCAGCGCGAGTCGCGACAGCGAGATGACGGTGATCAGGACGGCCGCGATCACTGCCCGGCGGCGACGGGAACCGATCCGGACGGCCCAGGCGAGTCCGCCGTAGACCAGCGTCGATCCCGTGGCGTGTCCGCTCGGGAATCCGAAGCCGCTCGACGTCGAGAGCCACTCGTAGACGCCGGCCAGTGCGTCAGGAACGAGGTCGCCGCGAGGGGGAACCGCCGCACCGGGCGGGCGCGGCAAGCCGAACAGCGGCTTGGTCGTATAGACGACTACGAACGCCAGCAACAGCAACCCGACGACCATGGCGCCACGACGACGGTCGAGCCCGTCGCCTATCCGGGGCGTGTGCGGCCCGAACCAGTAGCTCGACACAACGAGCGCGGAGAGAAACCAGGTGTCACCGAGCTGGGTGAGCAATGCGAAAACGACGACGAGAGGACCGAGCAGTTCCGCCAGTAGCGACGGGAGTCCGATCCCCCGCATCGTCAGCGACGGAAGTCCCGCGCTTTATCGAGTAGGGTTCCGGGCAGTCCGACAGCACTGACGGTGACTCCGACAAGCAGCATCAGCGCGTACAGCCCAAGCGTCGACAGCCAGATCACGATCATCGAGAGGAACGCGACCCAGCCCGACAGGAAGTAAAAGGCCCCGAGCGTCATCACCGTGCCGTACAGGAGTACGAGATACGGCCCCCAGCCGGTTGCGTGACCGCGGCGGACGCGCTTGCGGACGTAGCGTTTGAGGTCGCGTTCGATCTCGTCGCGGTGGAGCGTCCGCTCGTCGATCCGGGTCTGCAACTCCTCGAGTTCGGCCCGCAGATCGCGGTCCTCGCGCTGTCTGGGCTCGCCGGTGCCACTGTCGGCGTCGTCGGCCCCCGAGTCGCTCATTCGTTGTTCGGTGTCTCGGTGCGCACCCTGTTGTAGTTGCCGGTCTCCGCCGCTCCCGACGTCACCGGTGAGGACGCCGTTGAGAACCGCTCCCACGAGGAGGAGAAGGCCGCCGACGTAGAACCACGTCACGAGCAGCAGGACCGCCCCGAGGACCCCATACAGCGCGGATCCGCCCGCACTGGCGGCGTACACCTGAAACACGGCACTGAGGACGGTCCAGCCGACGGCCGCAAACACCGCGCCGGGCAGCGCATCGCGGACGCGCAGCTCGATGTCGGGGAAGATCACGTACAGCGGCAGGAACGCGGCAGTCAGGACGACCGGGAGCCCGATCACCGTCGGGATGCCGGCGGTCGAGACGCCGACCAGACCGGCGAGCGCGGCCGCGATCACGACCGCGCCGACGGCGACGCCGACTGCGAACAGCGCCGTGAGGGCGTTCCGGAACTGGCTGAACAGCGTCACTTTCCGATGGGTGTTATAGACCAGCGAGAAGGCGACATCCAGCCCCCGAAAGAGCTTGAGTCCGCCCCACACCAGGACAGCGAGGCCGATCGCCGTCGCACCGCCGCGCCCTTGAGCAGTCGTCAGCGCTGACCGGACAAGCTCCTCGCCGCTCGGGGTGAGCGTGCCGCTCAGTTGCGCGACGACCGTCTCGGCCAGCGCGTCGCCGCCAAGTGCCGAAGCGACCGACAGCGCCAGCAACGACAGCGGAAGCAACGAGACAAACGCGTAATAGGCGATCGCCGCAGCCAGCAGTGTCAGCGGCGACCGACGCACGACTCTCAGCAGCGTCCGGCCGACCGACAGCGTCCGCGTGACCCGTTCGTTCACGATTCACTGTGTGCGTGTCAGGGACAAATAGGTGTGGTCGGTATCCGCTCCCGTAGGACGTGCGCACCGACCACTGTGACAGTGGAACAAATGACAAAACCCCCACACAGCTGCTGCTGTGTGAGGGTTAAAGATGAATGGGAGGCGGCGAACCGGGTTTCCCAGAGGGTCGCCCACTCCAGTACTCGCCGGAACGCAGGCGGGCTTATCTTCCGTGTTCGGGATGGGTACGGGAGTTGCCCCGCCGCTGTGGCCGCCTTAACGCCGACCGACGGAATCGAACCGTCGTCATGCCAATCGTCGGTGGTGGACACCGCATGTACGTGCGATCCAGATTGCGCCTGGACTCGTTGTATCGAGCCACAGTGCGTATGAATGGTGGCTTCGGTCGATTAGTACTCGCGGGCTGAACGTCTCGTTGCCTCGACGCGCACACCCCGAGTCTATCGATCTCGTCTTCTACGAGTGACCTCAGCGGTACCTCTTTTCCAGGTGGGTTTCGAGCTTAGATGCGTTCAGCTCTTACCCCGTGTCGCGTGGCTGCCCGGCAACTGCCCTCTCGGACAACCGGTACACCAGTGGCGACCACCCGTAGTTCCTCTCGTACTATACGGGCGTTCCCGTCAGGTACCATGACACCCCCAATAGATAGCAGCCGACCTGTCTCACGACGGTCTAAACCCAGCTCACGACCTCCTTTAATAGGCGAACAACCTCACCCTTGCCCGCTTCTGCACGGGCAGGATGGAGGGAACCGACATCGAGGTAGCAAGCCACTCGGTCGATATGTGCTCTTGCGAGTGACGACTCTGTTATCCCTAAGGTAGCTTTTCTGTCATTCATTGCCCGCATCGAGCGGGCTAATGAGTTCGCTAGACCACGCTTTCACGTCAGCGTTCCTCGTTGGGAAGAACACTGTCAAACCATCTTATGCTCTTGCGCTCTTCTCCGGGTCTCCGACCCGGATGAGATGGTCTTCGGGCGCGCTCGATATCTTTTCGAGCGCGTACCGCCCCAGTCAAACTGCCCGGCTACCGGTGTCCTCCGCCAGGAGTGAGGGTCACAGTCACTGACGGGTAGTGTTTCATGGGCGACTCGGCGACGTGCTAGCGCACGCACCTGTGTAGCGTCTCCTACCTACCCTGCACATCAGCGACCGTGTCCCAGCGACAGCCTGCAGTAAAGCTCTATAGGGTCTTCGCTTCCCCTTGGGGGTCTCCAGACTCCGCACTGGAACGTACAGTTCACCGGGCCCAGCGTTGGGACAGTGAGGCTCTGGTTAATCCATTCATGCAAGCCGCTACTGAAGCGGCAAGGTACTACGCTACCTTAAGAGGGTCATAGTTACCCCCGCCGTTGACGGGTCCTTCGTCCTATTGTACTAGGTGTTC
It contains:
- a CDS encoding MFS transporter, whose protein sequence is MTRRRLFGSLCTLVFLVNLARVVFAPLVEPLQAAFATTNATIGLTVTLAWLGSALPRIPTGYLLTRVPRHYVVGATGLVLAAASAFIAAADTVPEVMVGAFLMGIASGAYFIAANPLVSELFPRRVGTALGVHGMASQIGAAVASLLVSAALLVGDWRTTFHAIGVAALLSTVGFALMAWRTQLPEAGTDDRDLLAAVRHQWRIVLAGVVVISASGFVWQGVFNFLDSYLRTRGFSGSDARLLLTGVFAAGVPAFAVTGWLADRVRIVPLLLSILAGFALCVFALTLPFGTAWVVAVALVMGYVIHSLFPAMDTYLLGSLPDRHRASAYAVYSGTMMLVQATGSWAVGLLTDAGFSFPLIYRSFAVGLAVVLLGLVVTYRAGRLPTGARA
- a CDS encoding HVO_0758 family zinc finger protein, with the translated sequence MESVRKGLRSGDIVKDTYERLMCAECDETLKSENDPDEIGTVRICPECGREWKEVG
- a CDS encoding methionine adenosyltransferase encodes the protein MEPSFTVRHLDRNPIESRATEFVERKGLGHPDSICDGVAEAVSRRLSQHYLEEYGRVLHHNTDTVQLVAGTTAPAFGGGETVDAIYVLLGGRATRSVDGREIPVDDIAIDAARAYVDANFAALSDDMIEFESRIGETSTDLQSLFDSQGIGRANDTSVGTGYAPLSETDRIVRGVEPAIRERVPAVGEDVKVMGWRADDELRLTVAAAVIARRVADVEEYVAVRERVAELVARYADRRTDRTVTVEVNAADDLESGSVYLTETGLSAEMGDDGSVGRGNRVNGLITPHRAMNLEAVAGKNPVTHVGKLYNLIATSAAERIHRELGADHAEVKLLSQIGQPVARPLAIDVDTTTRDDEAVRSIVFGELEDVASLTRDLVAGETDVF
- a CDS encoding universal stress protein — its product is MSRSVLIPTDGGPLSRDALEYAIATFPDATFTLVHVVDPRYTDPDEDELRPERAFTDLLDVAGRHDIEVETEIRVGHPSREIVAVSEDNAVDDIVMGSHGREGASRILLGSIAERVLRRAPVPVTIVRPHQRTGNKHHLVPIDDSDQSRKALEYAVSVFPEVETTILHAIDPMETHYGEGQLVYSETEYERIETEAEQLLANAVDSVRASDAHVSATKVVEWGPNRPADAILDYVEDSDVDHVIMGSHGRSGISRVLLGSVAETVARRSPAPVTVVR
- a CDS encoding class I SAM-dependent methyltransferase, whose product is MPKTAPFEEHTDRYEQWFETHEAAYRSELAALERLLSPAGYGIEIGVGSGRFAGPLGMDVGIDPSAAMLGCARERGIEVVRGVAESLPFDAATFDTVLSVTTICFVDDITQTLAEAARVLEPDGELVLGFIDKHSPVGEIYQETKEQNPFYRDAVFVSTDELIEVLEAAGFTDFEFVQTIYHWLDDIDGPEPIESGYGDGSFVGIRARR
- a CDS encoding aldo/keto reductase, with product MATYEGTWAYRDRFHERFARTYFRLFGDLAVSSIGVGTYLGDPTDEVDSAYRAAIVGALESGINVIDTAINYRHQRSERVVGRAIDESEIGRESVFLATKGGFLPFDGARPDDPGRYVYEEFVAPGLIDREELVAGQHCIAPAYIDDQLDRSLENLGVDHLDLYYLHNPETQLRERSREDVYDHLEATFELLERRVEAGDIGAYGVATWDAFRVPAGDPSHLSLPEVLGRAERAAATVGADAHHFSAVQLPFNVSMADAFTTAAHDGRTALAVASEHDLHVFTSASLMQGKLAREMPDRVEAELAGETRAQRAINFARSAPAVTSALIGMGSPEHVEENVAAGTFEPMGANAFDAVFE
- a CDS encoding DHH family phosphoesterase, whose translation is MLPGDDGGIVPQIDAVTSLLGERPAVVVGAVGFIVALAGGWVLLSRRRRSPATRFRRVLDDHDEVAVLLHPDPDPDAMASAMGVRSLAQAVETDATIHYPGQIRRPENRAFENVLEQDFEHVGTVGDLETEAVVLVDHNEPRGFQGSEGVDPVAVVDHHPGEGTGETFTDVRPEYGACATIIAEYLQELGWVPIDAEGGPTIPDTLATGLLYGIQSDTKYLTNGCSPAEFDAAGFLYRGTDEELLNRVANPGVDAEVLEVKARAITSRDVRDAFAVSDVEAVSNVDAVPEAADELLRLAGVTAVVVIGRRDGTLHLSGRSRDDRVHMGKALKTAVKDIPMAQAGGHARMGGGQLSIEHMEGIGPGDGLTVEELRDRLFEAMTGELQ
- the lrp gene encoding HTH-type transcriptional regulator Lrp, with translation MTYENLDRKLVNALLGDGRASLRSLADDLDVSVTTVSNHLSTLEDEGIIQGYTPKVDYDKLGYDVTAIVQLKVEGSALPEVTETLRQHDQMMSVYEVTGDYDVIAVGKFLDTDDMNDQIKGLLTDPEINESNTSVVLNAAKEHEQFDLDTE
- the glnA gene encoding type I glutamate--ammonia ligase, which encodes MTGELTTEEQAVLDEIEEKNVDFLRLQFTDILGTVKNVSIPAHQAEKAFTEGIYFDGSSIEGYVRIQESDMRLVPDPSTFSILPWRSRDEINGGNSARLICDVHDTSTGEPFVGDPRGVLKDALDRAAEMGYTVNAAPEPEFFLFEEDEKGRATTETNDAGGYFDLAPKDLASDVRRDIIYGLEDMGFDIEASHHEVAEGQHEINFTYDDALATADNVATFRAVVRAIAAEHDLHATFMPKPIPRINGSGMHTHISLFEDGENAFHDEDDEFNLSETAHSFIAGVLEHAPALAAVTNPTVNSYKRLVPGYEAPVYVAWSDRNRSALIRKPAARVPAASRIEARFPDPSCNPYLAFAALIHAGLDGIESDLECPDPVRENIYEFDEQKREEYGIDTLPTNLGEAIDALEDDDVVLDALGPHIGEKFVEAKRSEFQDYLVDVSEWELDRYLEKF
- a CDS encoding phosphatase PAP2 family protein; this encodes MRGIGLPSLLAELLGPLVVVFALLTQLGDTWFLSALVVSSYWFGPHTPRIGDGLDRRRGAMVVGLLLLAFVVVYTTKPLFGLPRPPGAAVPPRGDLVPDALAGVYEWLSTSSGFGFPSGHATGSTLVYGGLAWAVRIGSRRRRAVIAAVLITVISLSRLALGVHYLVDVLAGTALALTGLAVAIRLATPRRVFGLAAAVGLVGLVAVGPTPDLLASTAMAVGATVVWTGFGDELLATPSRAGAIATAGVGAVAGATSGGLAHLIRTDLLLSGSGALLVGAGIVAMPLVGERVAKTVAAQN